A part of Desulfomicrobium baculatum DSM 4028 genomic DNA contains:
- a CDS encoding c-type cytochrome encodes MKYAFACLLAGLLFASVAVASDDLGAERYAKLCKSCHGADGSNAAMSKPLKGLPAEDVKTALLGYKEQTYGGKKKAMMERVAKSLSDEDIEALATHIGAFPK; translated from the coding sequence ATGAAATACGCATTTGCATGTCTTTTGGCTGGTCTTCTTTTCGCATCGGTGGCCGTGGCTTCCGATGATCTGGGTGCCGAGCGTTATGCGAAATTGTGCAAAAGCTGTCACGGCGCTGACGGTTCCAATGCGGCCATGAGCAAACCCCTCAAAGGGCTTCCGGCCGAGGACGTGAAGACCGCGCTGCTTGGCTACAAGGAGCAGACCTATGGCGGCAAAAAGAAGGCCATGATGGAGCGCGTGGCCAAATCGCTTTCCGACGAGGATATAGAGGCGCTGGCCACGCATATTGGTGCTTTTCCGAAATAG
- a CDS encoding c-type cytochrome → MIPGRKRRRPGMARAVLFFATAMLFAVCLAQAGDGSALVTQRCLGCHGMEKNCEVTTTDPDWWTETVLRMVEYKNGLLSEDEVARVALFLADDQQRSTLCSSN, encoded by the coding sequence ATGATTCCAGGCAGAAAGCGGCGCAGGCCAGGCATGGCGCGTGCGGTTCTTTTCTTTGCCACGGCCATGCTCTTTGCGGTTTGCCTTGCCCAGGCCGGTGACGGCAGCGCATTGGTCACCCAGCGCTGCCTGGGTTGTCACGGCATGGAAAAAAATTGCGAAGTCACTACCACCGACCCGGATTGGTGGACGGAAACAGTGCTGCGCATGGTTGAATACAAGAATGGTCTGCTGAGCGAGGATGAGGTTGCTCGCGTCGCGCTTTTTCTGGCCGACGACCAACAGCGGAGTACGCTCTGCTCTTCAAACTGA
- a CDS encoding sigma-54-dependent transcriptional regulator — MANILIIDDDQDFSRAFQRIIERMGHPCRIAQNIRDAFAQLKSMNCDLIFLDVNLPDGNGLAHIKQFQSFPSLPEVVILTGDGDSDGATLAIANGAWDYVGKPISLNNITLILQRTIAYRASKEQNRGPRKVKRSAIIGESPVIMGCLEVMGKAAVSKSNVIITGETGTGKELFARGIHENSDTPGKLVVIDCTNLSTHLAESTLFGHTKGSFTSAHEARDGLFKLANNGTVFLDEIGELSLDLQKSLLRVLQERKFRPIGSEKEVSSNFRVIAATNRDLRLMVEQGLFRNDLYYRLNGHQIEIPPLRARKEDILLLAEYYTEKFCRESSITPKTLTPEFLNALQAYNWPGNVREFVNTVAVAIDNCQDEPSLYSHHLPVDVRIGIAKNSFRHHPDKEQPTLLEPGRHHGAIPLPFSPGDDLPPLREVREIVVGQLENAYMRQLLELCDNDVPTACERSGLSRARLYELLKKHSIRLK; from the coding sequence ATGGCCAACATTCTCATAATTGACGACGATCAGGATTTCTCCCGTGCATTCCAACGGATCATTGAACGCATGGGACACCCCTGCCGGATCGCTCAGAACATCCGGGACGCTTTTGCGCAGCTCAAAAGCATGAACTGCGATCTCATCTTTCTCGACGTCAATCTGCCCGACGGCAACGGGCTGGCTCACATCAAGCAATTCCAGTCCTTTCCCTCCCTGCCCGAGGTCGTCATCCTGACCGGCGACGGGGATTCCGACGGCGCGACCCTGGCCATCGCCAACGGAGCCTGGGATTATGTGGGCAAGCCCATCTCCCTGAACAACATCACCCTCATCCTGCAACGCACCATCGCCTACCGGGCCTCCAAGGAACAAAACCGAGGGCCGCGCAAGGTGAAACGCAGCGCCATCATCGGCGAAAGCCCGGTCATCATGGGTTGCCTTGAGGTCATGGGCAAGGCGGCAGTCAGCAAGTCCAACGTGATCATCACCGGCGAAACGGGTACGGGCAAGGAACTTTTCGCGCGCGGAATCCACGAAAACAGCGACACACCCGGCAAGCTGGTGGTCATCGATTGCACAAACCTGTCCACCCATCTGGCTGAGAGCACCCTCTTCGGCCACACCAAAGGCTCCTTCACCAGCGCTCACGAAGCCCGGGACGGCTTGTTCAAACTGGCCAACAACGGCACGGTTTTTCTGGATGAAATTGGAGAACTGAGCCTTGACCTGCAAAAATCCCTGCTGCGGGTGCTGCAGGAACGCAAATTTCGCCCCATCGGTTCGGAAAAGGAAGTCAGTAGCAATTTCAGGGTCATCGCCGCCACCAACCGCGACCTGCGACTCATGGTCGAGCAGGGACTTTTCCGCAACGACCTCTACTATCGTCTGAACGGACACCAGATAGAGATTCCGCCCCTGCGCGCCCGCAAGGAGGACATCCTCCTGCTGGCCGAGTATTATACGGAAAAATTCTGCCGCGAGAGCAGCATCACGCCAAAAACGCTCACGCCCGAATTTCTTAACGCCCTCCAAGCGTACAACTGGCCCGGTAATGTACGCGAATTCGTCAACACCGTAGCCGTGGCCATCGACAACTGTCAGGATGAGCCGTCCCTGTACAGCCACCACCTGCCCGTGGATGTGCGCATCGGCATTGCCAAAAACTCGTTTCGCCATCATCCGGACAAGGAGCAGCCCACCCTGCTTGAACCCGGCCGCCATCACGGTGCCATTCCTCTTCCTTTTTCCCCGGGAGATGACCTGCCTCCCCTGCGCGAGGTGCGCGAAATCGTCGTCGGCCAACTCGAAAACGCTTACATGCGGCAGCTGCTCGAACTCTGTGACAACGATGTTCCAACGGCCTGCGAGCGTTCCGGCCTCTCCAGGGCGCGGCTTTACGAACTGCTCAAGAAGCATTCCATCCGTTTGAAATGA